The Eubacterium maltosivorans genome includes the window CATCCGGGTTCTGCTCCGCACGCCCGGATGCCGGCGTATACAGCGGATAAGGCTCCTCACAGAATACAATCGGCGTCCCCTTTAAATCAAAGATACCTACACGCGCACCACCGGTGCCCATATCAATCCCTAACACGCAATCCAACTGTTTCATTGTATTACCCCCTTAAATTTTTGTACAACCAGGATTGTATTCTCCCCCATGAGATACATTCGTTCCTACTTGTAACTTTTGATATCAACATCATACAACAATAACATATGTGTGTCAATATTTTTTTGTTTTTTAAACCAAAACCTTTATATTTCTTGACTTTTTAACAATGCTTAACGTATAATCAAACTAGATTTAGTAACAAATGTGCCTCTAGTGTGATAGAGGTCAAAGCCACCGAGAAAAGGAAGACAAAATGAATAAAATCGAATCATCAGATTCCATGTTTAATAAAATGATCCTCATCGCAAATCTTTACTATAAAGAAAAATTGTCACAGCAGGAAATTGCAAAAAAACTGAATATTTCAAGACCGTGGGTTTCAAAACTCCTGGCCCGCGCAGAGGAAAGCGGTATTGTAAAAATTGAAGTCATGACGCCCTTTACCGAAAACGCAGCCCTGGAAAGCGCGCTCATGCACAAGTATTACATCAAGCATGTCGGCGTCATCAAAAGCGATAATACCACCAGAGACGATCTGGCCCTCGCCGCCGCCAACTATTTTATTTCAGAGCTGCGCCCAGAAGACATCGTTGGCGTCGGCTGGGGCACCAGCGTCTCAAGGCTCATCTCAGCCACCGAATCCCTGTGTTTTCCAAAGGTTAAAGTTGTTCCTCTGGCCGGCAGCTTCGGCAATACCATGGATCTTTTCCCCAACCTGAGCAGTATCCGCCTGGCCAAAACCATCAACGGCGTTGCCGAAGTTATCCACGCTCCGGCTGTGTGCAGCTCGCCGAAGGAATACGAAGCCCTGATGAACAACGACCAGACACAAAAGCTTCTGTACATGGGTGAACACGCCGATATCCTGCTTCTGGGCATGGGTACCTTTGAAGTTTCCTCACAGCCACAGTTCGGAATTTTTACACCCGGCGATATCACCGAGCTGAAGGCCAAACAGGTCATGGGCGATATTGCCCTTCAATACCTCGACGTCAATGGAAACCCCATCGATACAGATTTCACAAGAAGACTGATCCGGGCAAATATCTTTAAGGCCAGCGCCAACGCGCGGACCAGCATTGGCATTGCTGAAGGCGCTTATAAAAAGGATATTATCCACGCTGTGCTCTCCCTAAAGCTGGTAAATGCGTTATTTACCGATGAGGAGACTGCGCTGGCGCTGTTGGGAATATAAAAAAAGGGTCGTCACATTAGCGTGACGCCCGCAAATACCAGCGCTATTAAAGGAACGGCAGCGTTTTAAGTCAATGAATCGTACAAAAAAGCTGTCCGCGGATTAAAGAACACCCGGTTCAAAATTAAAATGCACACCAAAGGTGTCGCATTTTACCAAGAGAGTGTTTTAATCCACGGACAGCGGCAAGGGCAGCTATCTTTCGCAATCCTTTGACGGTGTTTTCTGCTTAGCTTAGTGCGACGGCCTCTTTTTAGCCCTCTTTCCAATCTTCAATGCCATATTTTTTAAGCAGTTCTCTTGCTTTTTCTAGCCCTTCATCGTAAATGTGTACATATTTCGACCGATGACTTCTCTGATCAATCAAGTTCCTTTCTTCTAGTACATCCAATATTTGAAAAAAATATCCTTTCCATGAACTGTTTTCGTCAAATTTACCGTGAAT containing:
- a CDS encoding sugar-binding transcriptional regulator, translating into MNKIESSDSMFNKMILIANLYYKEKLSQQEIAKKLNISRPWVSKLLARAEESGIVKIEVMTPFTENAALESALMHKYYIKHVGVIKSDNTTRDDLALAAANYFISELRPEDIVGVGWGTSVSRLISATESLCFPKVKVVPLAGSFGNTMDLFPNLSSIRLAKTINGVAEVIHAPAVCSSPKEYEALMNNDQTQKLLYMGEHADILLLGMGTFEVSSQPQFGIFTPGDITELKAKQVMGDIALQYLDVNGNPIDTDFTRRLIRANIFKASANARTSIGIAEGAYKKDIIHAVLSLKLVNALFTDEETALALLGI
- a CDS encoding DUF6429 family protein, whose amino-acid sequence is MEYSRTIHGKFDENSSWKGYFFQILDVLEERNLIDQRSHRSKYVHIYDEGLEKARELLKKYGIEDWKEG